From the genome of Acidobacteriota bacterium:
TCCCGAGAGGTTCGAAGAGCCATGGCGGAGAAGCGAGACGTGGAGCGGATCCCGGTCAAGGACAAGCGACGGTTCACCCCGGAGGGAGAATTGAGACCCGACGCCGAAATCGAACGCGAGCAGGAGGCCGTGGAGGAGGCGGCCGGCCCGGAACCCGCCGCCGCGGCGCTGGAGGCCGCGGAGGCGAGGGCCCGCGCCGCGGAGGAGCGCCTCGCCCAGTTCCAGGAGGCGTTCCAGCGCTATCGCGAGGAGCAGGAGCGGATCCGCGAGCGGCTCGAGCGGGACCGGCAGGCGCGAGTGGACGAGGCGATCGGCCGCGTCTTCGCACGGATCCTCGAGGCGCTGGACAATCTCGACCGGGCCCTCGAGTTCGCCGAGGAGGGACCGCTCAAGAAGGGCGTCTTGCTCGTGCGCCAGCAGATCCTGGACGCCATGCGCCAGGAGGGCCTGGAGCGGATCGACGTCGAGGGCCGGCCGTTCGACCCGCGGGTGGCGGAGGCGGTCGGCGTGGAGCCCGTGGGTGAGGAGGAGCGGCACGACGTGGTCACCGAGGAGCTGCGCGCCGGCTACCGGTTCAAGGACCAGGTTCTCAGGCCGGCCCAGGTCCGCGTCGGCCGCCGTCAGGAGGAGGGCTGAGTCCGGCCCGGAAGGACCTCCCAGCGGCCCGTCCGCTCGCTGTAGACGGCCAGGTACGTTCCCCCGCCGGCCCGCACGAGGACCTCGCGGCGAACGCCGCCGCCGGGGTCCGCCGGCGCCACCAGCCGGCTCCGAAGCACCTCCTCGACGATGATGCGCCGACCCCGGGGGTCGATGAGGACCACCGGGTCGCCCGGTGCCGACCCCTCGTCGCGCGTGATGACCCGCCACCGCGGGAAGATGATCAGCTCGCCCATCCCGGCGCACCTGCCCTTCGGAGGGGAGCTTCGGTCCGCGTCAGGGCTCGGGCAAGCTCCGCGCGAGACGCGCCGTCTCCTCCGGGCAGTTCCGGTCGATGGTGAATCGTTCCGGATCAGGGAGCCGCCCCTCGGCGACCAGCTCCGCGACGATCCGCTCCGTCGGCGTCTCGCGTTCGCGGGAGGCGTAGGCGGCGCGGCGGGCCCGAACGGCGGGATCGAGAAGATCCCGGCAATGGGCCAGAAGGCGTGGACGGACCCGGCGCCAGCGCCGCTCGGCGTAGACGTTCGGCTGATAGGACTCGTCCCATTCCGGACCCACGTAGCGGGAAATGTCGAACGGCCGCGCCATGCGCCAGCGCCCCTTCTCCAGCACCAGCCACGGCGAGTCACCCTCGCACAGGTCGCGGTAGAACCTCATCCCGGCGTGGTTGGCCTCCAGATCGCCCAGCGAGAACACGCCGCTGGTGGCTCGGCCCAGGATCAGCCGCTCGACCAGGATGCCGGTGCGGATCGCGTGCTCTTCCGCCTCCGCTGCCGGCAGTCCGCGGCGCCGGGCCCGGCGGTAGCGCTCGTAGTAGCGCCAGCCGCTCGAGACGAAGTGACCCAGCTTGTCGGTGCCCATCAGCACGCCGGCCACCTGGATCGTGGGGCTCGGGGGAATGCTCATCCCGATGTCGATCGGGCCCCGTTCGCCGTAAATGGAGGCATCGAGGTAGCGGGCCATCTCCTCCGGCGTCCGCGGGACGCGTTCGACCAGGCGGGTGTTCATGGCCCAGACCTCGATGTTCTGGAACATCACGAACCGGAACCGCCACATGATCCGGCGCGCCACCTCGTGGCAGCTCGGCGGGGTGCGGCCGGCGTTCACGCGCTCCAGTGCACCCTCGATCTCGGCCTGGAACTTGGCGTTGACCGCCGCGGTCGCGTCCCGCGGCGGGTCGGTCCAGGCGTAGAACTGGTCCGTCTCGAGGGCGGCGGCGGGAGGGGCGCACACCGCAGCGAGCGCCAGCAGCAACCGGGCCCGGCACCGCGCCCTCTTCAGAACCCCCATCCGATCCCTCCCGTCACGAGCCACGGATCCTCCGCCGGCCCGCCGGAGACCTGCCGGTAGACCCCCGCGCTGAAGCGCACCCCGATCACCGTGACCCGCGCCTGCAGCCCGGCGAAGCTCCGCACGGGCGGGCTCAGCGGCGCGTCCCTCCAGGTGCGGAGGAAGGAGGCCTCGAGCGAAAGTCCGAGATGCGGGTGGTGCAGGAAGGCGGGCTGGCCCGCCGCGCCGCCGTAGACCCGCCCGTAGCCGATTCCCAGCCGCCCGGCGGACAGGCCCGGCTCGGCGCGGACGAGCAGGCCCTCGAACCGGCACAGGTTCCGGCAGTCGTAGGCGGCCGGCATCGTGTAGACGAGGGCGCCGAGGGACGCCTCGACCTTCGAGGGGTAGGCCACCCCCGCCCCCGCCAGGCCGAGAACGCGGCGCTCCCGCTGCCGCTCCTCCCTGACGACCTGCTGCACGAGATCCTCCCCGCCGAGCGGATCGCCGTCCGCGAGGGTCCCCGGTGCCACGAGAAGGGCCGCCGCGGCCGCCAGCGCGGGCCATCGCTCCGACATCGCCCGTTCTCCCGGCGCCCGCGCGCCGCCGGTGCGCCGGCGTCATTCTAACCGCCCGTGGCCGGAGCTCCCCGGCCGGCGTATTCTCGCGCGGCCGCGGGCTTGCGGGATCGGAAGCCGAAGGGTGAGGGACGATCGACACCGATGGGATCGCCGGGGATCGCCCCTCCGGCTCCTCCTGGCCGCCTGGATCGCCGCCGCGGCTGGCTGCGCCGTGCTCCGGCCCGGGCCCGTCCCGCCGCCGGGGCCCAACATCCTCCTCGTCGTGGCCGACGACCTCGGCCTTCAGGCCGGCGCGTACGGCGAGACGCTGGTGCGGACGCCCGCCCTCGACGCTCTCGCGCGCGAAGGCGTCCTCTTCGAGCGCGCCTACGCGACGACCGGGATCTGCTGCCCCAGTCGCGCTGCGATCTACACGGGCCGCTATCCCCACGGGATCGGCATGCTCGGCTTCGTCGGCGACGGGTTCCGGCTCGATCCGGGGGTGCCGACGGTCGCTGAGCTCGCCCGCCGGGCGGGTTCCTTCGCGGCGGGCGCGGGCAAACTCCACGCCGCGCCCGCCGACGCTTTCCCCTGGGCGCGGCCATGGACGTCCTTCCGTCAGGGCGACACGGCGGGGATCGCGAAGATCGCCGGACGCCTGCTCGACGCGGCGGCGCGCCGGGGCCGCCCGTTCTTCCTGATGATCAACCCGCACGATCCCCACGAACCCTCGGAGCAGCAACCGGAGTTCCCGCTCCCCCGGCCGGTACGCCTGGCGCCGGACAAGCTGACCGTTCCCGGATTCGTGGTGGTCAAGCGGGCGACCCGGATCCGCCTTTCGAAATACAACCGGCGCGTCGAGCGGTTCGACCGAACGCTCGCCGCCCTCCTCGCGGAACTCGACCGGCGCGGCCTGGCCCGGAGCACGGCCGTTTTCGTGACCAGCGATCACGGTCCTCCCTTCGACGGAGCCAAGCGCACCCTGTACGAGCCGGGGGTTCGAGTTCCGCTCGTGGTCCGGTGGCCCGGCCGCCTCCCGGCCGGCCGGCGCGTTCCGGTCCCGGTGAGCCTCGTCGATCTGGCGCCGACCTTCGCGGAGATCATGGGGATGCGGCCCGACCCGCGGGCGGACGGCGTCTCGCTCCTGCCCCTGCTCGAAGGCCGCTCCGAGGAGCACCCGCCGGTGTTCGGCACGCACACCTACTCGCGGGGCTTCCAGTACTACCCCCAGCGGAGCATCGTCGCCGGCCGTTACAAGTTCATCCGGAACCTCCGGCCCGACGTCGAGTTCCGCCTCGGCAACGGCGGCACACCGGGGGAGATCGACCGGTCTCCCGAGAACCTCGCCCGGCTGGCGCGGCTGGTGATCCGCCCGGCCGAGGAGCTGTACGACCTGGAGGAGGATCCGGGCGAACGCCGCAACCTCGCGGAAGACCCGGCCCGCGCCGCCACGCTCGCCGCGCTCCGGGCGGAGCTGCGAGCGTTCCTCGCCCGCACCCGCGATCCCCTGCTCGCTCTGTGGGACCGGGCCCCCGGCGATCCCGATCCCTTCCAGCCGGAGCGAGCCGGCGGGCAGCCGTGGCGGGCCCGCTGGCTCCCGGAATCGATCCGCAAGCTCCTCCCCCGCCCCGCAGCCGCGCCCTGACGCGGGCCCGGGCTCAACGGGCCGCCAGGTGGGCGGCGAGCGCCGCCTCCCAGCCTCCGAGGACGGGACCGAAGCGCGCTTCGTAGCGGGCCGTGGAGAGGGGGGTCCGCAGCGGGCGCGGGGCGCGCAGTCCGAGCGCCTCGGGCGGAACGGCCTCGATGCTCCCGGGATCGAACCCCGCGAGCTCGGCGACTTTCCTGGCGAAGGTCAGCTTGTCCACCGCGGGCGACGAGGCCACGTGCCACAGCCCGGTCTCCCCGGCCAGGAGCAGCCGCTCGACGCCCGCGGCGATCTCGCCCGTGTGCGTCGGCTTGTTGATCCACTGGGGCACCGCGCGGACCCGCTCGCCGCGGCGCAGCGCCTCCAGGATGCGGTCGGCGAAGGTCGGCCGTCCCGGACCGAAGACGAACGACGTCCGGACGACGAGCGCGTCCGGGAGGCGCTCGAGCACGGCCATCTCGCCGCGCAGCTTCGTCACCCCGTAGACGTTGATCGGGTTGGGCGGATCGGCTTCGTCGTACTCTCTGCGCGCGTTTCCATCGAAGACGTAGTCGGTGGAGATGTGGACCACCTTGCAACGAGCGCCCGCGCAGGCGGCAGCCAGGTTCGCCGGTCCCTCCTCGTTGATGCGGCGGGCCGCAAGCGGGTCGGCCTCGCAGCGGTCGACGTCGGCGAGCGCGGCGGCATTGATGACGACGTTCGGCTGGAGCCGCTCCAGCTCCGCCTCGAGACGCCACCGGTCGGTGATGTCGAGCTCGACCCGGGTCGCCGAGACCGTGTCGGGATACCGGCGCTCGAAGTACTCGCCGAGCGCGGACCCCACCAGACCGCCCGCTCCGAGGATCAGCGGGCGGAGCGGGCGGGTGGTCCCCCCTGGAGGCGCCGTGTCCGAAGTCATGGCTTGCTCGTCTTCTTGACGTCGATCACGTCGCCGAGGCCGCTGAGGTTGATCACCAGTGTGTACTCCTGTCTCGCGTTCGCCGCGAAGTCCCGCCGGTCGTAGCCGAGCCGGACCGAACAACACTGCGTGTTGTACGAGATCCGGTAGAACTGGTGGTCGAGCTGGTTCGTCTCCAGGTCGTAGTCCAGATCGGACTCGAACCTCAACCGCCGGCCGCGGGCGATGCCCCAGCTGGTTCGCAGGAAGTCGCGGCCGGAGGCCGATGCGGGATCGGGCGGCCGGCTCCGGTACCAAGAGCCGCGGAAGAACCCACCCCGCGGGAACTGGAGCATGGCGCTGATGCTGGTCTCCGTGAGTGCGCGGTTGAGCGGGTCGACGACGTAGGCCGCGTCCACGCTCTGAGCGGGAGTCGGATTGAAACGCAGGCGGAGGCTCACGGGGGAGTACGGGCGACTCCCCACCACCCGGCTCGCCACGCAGCGGCCGCCGGCGAACGAGGTGCAGGCGCGCCGGAACGACAAGTCACCGACGAAGGAGTAGCTCTGGGACAGCTCGACGCTGAGGATCTCCGCCGGGTTGAGGTTCTCGGCCACGGCGACCGCCGCCCCCGGGTCGGAGGCCCGGCTCTCCTCTTCCCGCTCCTCCGCCTCCTGGCGCACCCGGTCCAGATCGTCGAAGGAATTGCCCGGGGCGGTCGCGAGGCTGACCGGCCGCCCGCCGCTCGCGGGCCGCAGCGCGTAGAGGCGCTGCCGAATGCCGTAGGCGACCTGGGAGAGCTGCCCCGGAACGGCGTCGACCTCGTCCACTACGAGGACGTCCGCCGCGGCGCTCCCGGCCTCGGGGCGCCACTCGTAGCGAAGGAAGGGCTCGATCACGTGCTTGAGGCGGGGTGTGAACTCCCAGCCGGCGGTGTCGAACACCCGCTGGAGCCGGGGCCCCGACACCGTGATCCCTGCGCTCCACAGGCTGCGGAAGAGCGGTTCCCGGTCGATGCCGCGTGGGTCGGCCGGATCGCGACGCGCCGAGTACCACGTTCCTCTCCAGGCGGCGTCGACCTGGAGATCGAGCCAAGGGGACCGGACCAGGGGCACCTCCAGGCGGGGCGCGAAGTCGGCGCGGGCCCACGCGTTGTCGCCACGCGGCGCGAGATCCTCCTCACGGGCGACCGGAGCGGCGGGATCGCCGAAGAACTGCTTCCGGAACCCGGTGATCGAGCTGACGAACGCGAAGTGGACGGGGCTGCGTCCGAGGCGGCGGCTCCGG
Proteins encoded in this window:
- the grpE gene encoding nucleotide exchange factor GrpE, whose protein sequence is MAEKRDVERIPVKDKRRFTPEGELRPDAEIEREQEAVEEAAGPEPAAAALEAAEARARAAEERLAQFQEAFQRYREEQERIRERLERDRQARVDEAIGRVFARILEALDNLDRALEFAEEGPLKKGVLLVRQQILDAMRQEGLERIDVEGRPFDPRVAEAVGVEPVGEEERHDVVTEELRAGYRFKDQVLRPAQVRVGRRQEEG
- a CDS encoding DUF1501 domain-containing protein, translating into MRRRHSNRPWPELPGRRILARPRACGIGSRRVRDDRHRWDRRGSPLRLLLAAWIAAAAGCAVLRPGPVPPPGPNILLVVADDLGLQAGAYGETLVRTPALDALAREGVLFERAYATTGICCPSRAAIYTGRYPHGIGMLGFVGDGFRLDPGVPTVAELARRAGSFAAGAGKLHAAPADAFPWARPWTSFRQGDTAGIAKIAGRLLDAAARRGRPFFLMINPHDPHEPSEQQPEFPLPRPVRLAPDKLTVPGFVVVKRATRIRLSKYNRRVERFDRTLAALLAELDRRGLARSTAVFVTSDHGPPFDGAKRTLYEPGVRVPLVVRWPGRLPAGRRVPVPVSLVDLAPTFAEIMGMRPDPRADGVSLLPLLEGRSEEHPPVFGTHTYSRGFQYYPQRSIVAGRYKFIRNLRPDVEFRLGNGGTPGEIDRSPENLARLARLVIRPAEELYDLEEDPGERRNLAEDPARAATLAALRAELRAFLARTRDPLLALWDRAPGDPDPFQPERAGGQPWRARWLPESIRKLLPRPAAAP
- the rfbD gene encoding dTDP-4-dehydrorhamnose reductase codes for the protein MTSDTAPPGGTTRPLRPLILGAGGLVGSALGEYFERRYPDTVSATRVELDITDRWRLEAELERLQPNVVINAAALADVDRCEADPLAARRINEEGPANLAAACAGARCKVVHISTDYVFDGNARREYDEADPPNPINVYGVTKLRGEMAVLERLPDALVVRTSFVFGPGRPTFADRILEALRRGERVRAVPQWINKPTHTGEIAAGVERLLLAGETGLWHVASSPAVDKLTFARKVAELAGFDPGSIEAVPPEALGLRAPRPLRTPLSTARYEARFGPVLGGWEAALAAHLAAR
- a CDS encoding LPS-assembly protein LptD, coding for MSTTHGRKAGAWRRLGGILLAAGLLAAPASAEEALRASGGIPGVKNVAFDRFTDSPEATRFEGNVDIELDGGRLIADEVVYDKREGLLTAAGSVVLSFEGAVLAGSRLTYRLADGTGSIEDVVGYLEEDQAILRAKRVDRVGPRRLRVERAEFTTCTQPTPYWSFRVARGTFDLGRYAYLHGVAFRASKLPLFYTPYLVWPIKSERASGLLFPEFHSSDKLGESVSLPVYWAFADNADVTFYLDYHTKVGPAIGAELVWLPTWNGKAEGYAYWINDRVRRKTRYRVDWHQRQLLPLDFKLTADIEQISDFDYTIDYETDLDRAGIPETRSTIDLTRLWSWYSLSVRAEQHEQFFVAGSPGLRLIGEKVINTQLPEIELRSRSRRLGRSPVHFAFVSSITGFRKQFFGDPAAPVAREEDLAPRGDNAWARADFAPRLEVPLVRSPWLDLQVDAAWRGTWYSARRDPADPRGIDREPLFRSLWSAGITVSGPRLQRVFDTAGWEFTPRLKHVIEPFLRYEWRPEAGSAAADVLVVDEVDAVPGQLSQVAYGIRQRLYALRPASGGRPVSLATAPGNSFDDLDRVRQEAEEREEESRASDPGAAVAVAENLNPAEILSVELSQSYSFVGDLSFRRACTSFAGGRCVASRVVGSRPYSPVSLRLRFNPTPAQSVDAAYVVDPLNRALTETSISAMLQFPRGGFFRGSWYRSRPPDPASASGRDFLRTSWGIARGRRLRFESDLDYDLETNQLDHQFYRISYNTQCCSVRLGYDRRDFAANARQEYTLVINLSGLGDVIDVKKTSKP